In Macadamia integrifolia cultivar HAES 741 chromosome 1, SCU_Mint_v3, whole genome shotgun sequence, a single window of DNA contains:
- the LOC122076522 gene encoding spermidine hydroxycinnamoyl transferase-like, with protein sequence MVKLKGSYTVIPAERTPAGRLWLSELDQINTFTHAPLIYFYGPSAHNSIIISSATETMKEALSKALVQFYPFAGRLQLIEGGRLEVDCNSMGAQLFEAESDAKLSDFGDFSPTPKMEELIPHIDYSLPINEIPLLLAQLTRFSCGGTSIGAAISHSLVDGFSAMQLMNTWAKFSSGEDLDTQLPPFIDSRLLRRSEYPATPRFNHPEFDPLPVLIGRTDDREERMKETTVAMFKLTRDQVEKLQKNVNETIAGRPCSRFEAVSAYIWRCASKARRLKYEQPTRMRMAVNSRKRLRPRLPFNYFGNAQLATYATSQAGELVGKPLGFAASRIREAVERMTDEYFKSAIDFLRGQEDLSAFRTGFHSEVVGRKQGAFLGNPNIAITSWLEMPIHEADFGWGKPIHMGPGRLGFDGRSYVIPGPDKDGSIIIPLRLIDAHMEDFKKFFYDDIVSNNKSKL encoded by the coding sequence ATGGTGAAGCTCAAGGGTTCTTACACAGTCATTCCGGCGGAGCGAACTCCGGCCGGCAGGCTTTGGTTGTCAGAGTTGGACCAAATTAATACCTTTACCCATGCACCACTCATCTACTTCTACGGCCCTTCAGCTCAtaattccatcatcatctcGTCTGCAACGGAAACCATGAAAGAGGCTCTAAGTAAAGCTCTGGTGCAGTTTTACCCATTTGCAGGTAGGCTTCAATTGATAGAAGGAGGCCGACTTGAAGTCGATTGCAACTCCATGGGAGCTCAGCTCTTTGAAGCAGAGTCTGACGCCAAACTCTCCGATTTCGGAGACTTTAGTCCAACCCCAAAGATGGAAGAACTCATCCCTCACATCGATTACAGCCTCCCCATCAACGAAATCCCTCTCCTTCTAGCACAACTCACCCGTTTCAGCTGTGGTGGAACCAGTATTGGAGCCGCTATTTCTCACTCTTTGGTGGACGGCTTCTCGGCCATGCAATTGATGAACACGTGGGCGAAGTTCTCCAGTGGAGAGGACCTGGACACACAACTACCACCGTTCATAGACTCAAGGTTATTACGCAGGAGTGAATACCCGGCCACCCCACGGTTCAACCACCCCGAGTTCGACCCGCTACCGGTTTTAATCGGTCGGACAGATGACAGAGAGGAGAGGATGAAGGAAACCACGGTGGCCATGTTCAAGTTGACACGAGATCAAGTCGAGAAGCTCCAGAAGAACGTGAACGAGACCATTGCTGGTCGGCCCTGTAGTCGATTCGAAGCCGTTTCTGCATACATTTGGAGGTGTGCATCAAAAGCCCGTCGGCTTAAATATGAGCAGCCGACAAGGATGCGCATGGCCGTCAATAGCCGGAAACGGCTTCGTCCGCGGCTCCCATTTAATTATTTTGGAAACGCTCAGTTAGCCACGTATGCGACGAGCCAGGCGGGTGAGTTGGTGGGGAAGCCATTAGGGTTTGCTGCAAGTAGGATCAGAGAGGCAGTGGAGAGGATGACTGATGAGTATTTCAAGTCTGCCATTGATTTCTTGAGAGGGCAAGAAGATTTGAGCGCTTTCAGGACTGGGTTCCACTCCGAAGTGGTCGGGCGTAAACAAGGGGCCTTCCTTGGGAACCCAAATATAGCTATTACTAGCTGGCTAGAGATGCCCATTCATGAAGCGGACTTTGGGTGGGGAAAGCCCATCCACATGGGACCCGGGCGGTTAGGGTTTGATGGGAGGTCTTATGTCATACCAGGACCTGATAAGGATGGATCGATCATCATTCCTTTACGTTTGATTGATGCACACATGGAGGATTTCAAGAAGTTCTTCTATGATGATATTGTTAGCAACAATAAATCAAAACTTTAA